The Silene latifolia isolate original U9 population chromosome Y, ASM4854445v1, whole genome shotgun sequence sequence TTACTTATCTTGCACTAATATTGAGATGACACATGTTGATAATTCATTGATGCAAAGTGATTTGAGTAACGTTTCGATCGTTGGTGATTTTTCAAGTGTGATTGTTGAGCATGCGAAAGAGGGGGTGTTTGTGTCATGTGATGAGACCATAGTGAGCAGGGTGAAAGAAGAGGAGATACTTGTTTTTAATAATAAGAAAGATGACCTTCCTACACTTGGTGAATTCTTTAGCATGGAGTTTGATCAAAAGGTGGGGGAAGGAGAGGATAAGGTAGTTAATGAGTCTTATAATCACAAGGAGGAACCATTCATTCCACTTTTTGAGACTCAATCTGTGTTAGTCCCTCAAAAATTTTATATTATCTCCGTTCCTTACTTGACTATCCCTATATCAACCTCATCATCTAAGGAGCCATATCGTGACATGGTAGCTAATTTTGAGAAGCATAGAGGTAAAGAAAAGTATTTGAATGTTTATACCTCTTTTGTACATGTATGGTTTCAACTGCTCTTACACTATTACTGTCACTTCTCGTTTTTGTGGGCTATCATGTTTGATAGGTTACTGAGGGCATTAAGTTGTTCCGCGCATGACTTGGCTTTTCACTCATTCTGAATGGTCTAGTGGTAAGTTCAGGTAACTTTTCTATCTAAGCTTAAGTCGGGTGGTTTACCATTCCGCGAGATGTCGAGCCAACGACGTTAAATAAAAGCGGTCCCGGGAGGTAACCCGTAGATTattatttttgcaaaaaaaaaaaaaaaaaaggaaatccaaaaaaaagagaaaatcaaaaaaaaaattgagaggaaaaaaaaaaagatcggaCAATACCTCAAGATTCATTGCATATTTATGGTGTTGGCGTCATAAGAAGGTGACATAGAAGGGCGGTTGGGTAAGTTAGTGGTTAAGGTGAGGTGTAATCGCGGTGTGATGTTGTTGGCACCTTCTAATTGCGATTGGATGGAGTTGTCGTTTGGAGTAGAGGAGTAAAGGTTAGACCAAATACGATGGGGTCTTATTTTTTTTAACTTGTGTTATTTGGTCTTTGGTTAGGTTTGGAGTAATAAGGGGATTTAGTGTTGTTTGATTACTCTTGTTTCTTGGCcatgttgttcttgtgctttgTGGTGGATGCTAATggccaagtgtggggaggaggtgtGGTGAGTAGTTGACATGTTTATGTGGTTAGCTTTTTGTACTAGTGAAGTCGCATGACGCTCCCTTTAATAAGGAGTGTTTTCTCCGATCCTTTTTATTGTGTCCTATacaacattgaggacaatgtttaaTTCAAGTATGGGGAGGAGAATCGTTCCGATTGTAATTCATTGGACTTGTGTGGTGTGCTTTAATTCTGTTATttcttttcccaaaaaaaaattgaaaaatgaaaaaaaagtgaaaaagaaaaatgaaagaaaaagaatgaatcccggctaggtgaaaacccgaaagggagcctaggcaagattgggatgtggccgaggacggagtgaaaacccgaaagggcgctccgggtaaaatgaagaatcgagttcCATGCCACTGAGATTAGATgtgagattgaaaaaaaaaagataagctagagtgaaaacccgcaagggcgggcgctctaggcaaaatgagagatctaagaaaaatgaaaaaaaatttgaTGTCCCTTTACAATATTGGAGACCCATCTTTATAAGTTTCATTGTGAGTCTTGTTGATTTTTCCCATACTTCTGTGGGTTGGTGTTGGTGGTGTTGGTTTAATTTATTGCGtcctttgagtttactcgaggacgagtaaagatcTAAGTGTGGGGAATTTGATGAGATGGTTTTAGTATGTGTTAAGAAGGTCGAATTAGTGAAGTtcaagtgacaaaggcggtcctTAATGAATTATAATGATACAATGCTTTAAGTTTTAATGTTGGCGGAACTTGGATCCAAGTATTGAGAAATAAGCCTGGAAAAGATGAAGAAGATCTTGTGGGTCGGTTTTATATGTTTAAAACGGAGTCCAAGTCCGAGGAGAGATGGGCCCGGATACCTATGAAGTTATCTGAGACATGTGCGCTTAAGGTGAACTAATTGAGCGCGCATAAATAAAAAAGGGAAGGGGCGGCAGCAGCTATTGCGCGACCTGCGCGCGACTGAGGCACGACCTACAGTAGACACTTGTTTATGCTTTGTCGCGTGATTAAGCTTCGTTAGACTAGTGTTTGTTTCCTTATTTTACTCGGTTTGttccgattattattattagtaatactTTATTTCCAAATCTAGTTATCTTACCTAATTACTATATAACTTATTATTTCAGTTTTAGAAAAGACTTATGCCGCTTGGAGAAAAAAAAACCCTATTGTTATTTTCATCAAGACTATGTGTAACTAATCTTTCATCTTGGATTCAAGCGATTGAAGCACTGTAAATCCGgttgtgagtttgaatgttttaatttctgttcttgattattgtgaattgcttagCTATTAATTATATGAATGTTGATTGATAATTGCTAGGTGAGCAACTAGCAGtcgatttcttcattctattgttagtattgttaattgaatGGAATTTATTGATTAACCTTACACTAGTAACACCTAAGAATTAGTATTGAACGggatacgttgatattagtatttagaagcgattcacataaatatctaaagtgcaactggattgtatgcACTATTTATTCTCTATCGAATTCTCTAAATTAAATTGCTGCTGTTGAATTAAACCTTGAACTGGATTGTTAGGGTTGATTAAGAACGGGATTCGTTTTAATCAACTATTCgtaaggagaattggaattttacattcacgatagagtaatgaagattagtaattgaaaccatcttacaatgatcaattgttattgagtgtggatatatgcttggGTCTAAGACCTTTTAAATCATTTGAATTCATCTATttcgttatttttttttttggtgaaaatgtgaatCTCATTAAAATCAAATAAAGCACACCATACACTTACCATAAGTTCAACATGAAAAAACTAGCTACTAATCTAGTACATTTTGTAGCCAAGCCTTACATTTAACACTCCCCTTAGCAAATTCACCCTTGTTCACTCgtattttaatcaattgttgCACTCCTTTCACAACTTGTCGAGGTTGAGTAATGTAGTTCTCCAATCTGCATTTGTTCCTACAATTCCATATACTATATATGAGCCCAGAAATGGCAGCCATTACCACCTGTTTCTTCATCAAAGAACGACACCTCCATCGAATAATCCAATCCATAACATTGCCTTGCCATTGAACTTGTAACCAATTCTGCAAGTGTAGCACACACTGCATACTGAACACGCATTCAAAGAACAAATGACTGTGGGTTTCCAACTGCACACCACACAAATAGCACACACCAGCAGTGACAGCACCAAACTTGTGCAATCTATCTTGcgttaaaaaccgttgttgaaCATAAATCCATGTACTAAAATTATGCTTAGGCAAGCATACTCTATTCCAAACCATAGGCACCCAATCCTTCTTGGAACAAGGACCAAGTAACCACTGATACCCCTTCTGAATAGTGTAGCTCCCATCCCATCCTCCATTCAAAAAACCGGGTTTAAGAATGTCCTTCACCTTGCAAATCTGTCTCCATACCCAGCTAGAATTCTGAGTTGGGTTATACATCCACCAGTCCTTATGCTTTATATAGATGTGATGCACCCATTGAACCCATAGACTCTCCTTCTTGCTATGGATCCACCACGCATACTTGCCTATCAACGCAGCATTCCACAGATGGCAATTAATGATACCTAACCCACCTTGCTCCTTAGGTAAACAGCAAGTCTCCCAAGCAACAGGGGGAGAGTGCTTATACTCATCATGTCCTGCCCAAAGATAGTTCCTGCAAATGCATTCTACCTTGTGGATGACACCTTTTGGTAACAAAAAAATCCTAGCCCAATATGCATGCATCTGGGTGAGAACCGCCTTCACCAATACCAACCTCCCTGCATAGCTAAGATGTTTAGCTCCCCAACCTCTAATTCGTGCTACAATTTTGTCCACAACCCTGTTACAATCAGCTACACTCAGTCTTTTGGATGAGATTGGGACACCCAAATATCTAAATGGGAACTGCCCCATCTTAAAACCAGCAAGCCTGACCAGATGTGCAGCTAGATTATCATCAATACCATTCAAATACATGTCTGACTTGGCCCTGTTCATGCACAGACCAGATGCTTCAGAGAATGTCAGGAAAGCTCTCAATATGATAGTAATGGAAGTCAGATCgctcaaaaaaagaaaaagatcATCTGCAAAAGCTAGATGACCGAGCTTCATTCCCCTACAAAGGGAGTGATATCGAAATCGGTTTCTCGGTGACAACCCCGAGAATCCTGGAGAAATACTCTAAACACAGCGTGAATAAAGAAAAAGGAGACATAGGGTCCCCTTGCCTCAAACCCCGTTTCCCCTGGAAATATCCAAAGTGTGACCCATTCAAAGAAATGGTGAAGGACGTTGTAGTAACACACACCATAATCCATTGTATCATCTGTTCAGGGAACTCAAGAGCAACCAGCGTATCCTTAATAAAGGCCCATTCAATAGAATCATAGGCCTTTTTGAGATCAATTTTAAGCAATGCCCTAGGTGTACAAGATTTCCTCccataaagccttaccaaatccTGACATATAAGGATATTGTCAACAATTTCCCTATCCTTAATGAAGGCACTCTGATTCATACTAACAATATCCATCAACACTCCAGTTAACCTTGTACAAATGATTTTTGAGATGCACTTGTAAATGACATTGCAAAGAAGCAATAGGTCGAAAATCATGGACTGAGTTGGGGCAATCCACCTTGGGAATGAGTGTAAGCACAAAGCATTCACTTGCTGCAACAGTCTGCCAAATCCTGAAGAATTCTTTAACAGATCAATCACATCAACTCCAATGATATCATACGCATCTCTCGAAAAAACCAAATAGAATAGCCATCGGGGCCGGAGCCTTCTCCACAGAATAGAGAAGAGTGCTGCCTAATTTCATCATCGCTTACCTGCTTAACCATCCCTCTAGCATGCTCATCACCACAACACGCCCTTCTTAACAACAGCAGGACACACTTGTGACAACTGCAACTGAGAGCTACCTAGCAAGTCCTGATAGTACTCAACAAATGCTTGCTCAATGGTAGCAATCTCGACACATCACCCCATGCATATCATTAATCTTTAGGACTTTATTCTGGGCACGTCTGGCTTTAATGGTACTATGAAAGTACCTGGTGTTATCATCTGCTAGGTTAACCCACTGAACTTTAGCTTTTTGGGCAAGGAACAGAATCCTGGCATCATCAAGCTTTTTGTAGGAATCAGCAGCCACCCTCTCCTGCGCTTGAAGCTGCACATTCCTGGGATCATTGTGCAACTGTTTCTGAATGCTTTCCAACAAAGAACTTAGCAACCATGGCAGAACTCTCAATATCCCCATAACTCCCATTATTCAGTTTCTTTAAGGGATGCTTCGATACTTAAGTTTTTGACCAATCGAAACATGTAACACCCTTTGACAGGTTGTTTCCAAGTCTCCATGACAATGTTCTTAAACTCAGCATGCTTCCCATTATTCAGTTTCTATTTCGTTATTTGCTTAGTCTTAgttctttaataaatcaaacaaATCAAATCCCCCCTTAAACTGGTTACTTTACTCTACATTATTACACACATTagttaacttagtccttctctgtgggttcgacccttactttctcTATATTACTGTTTTAGTAGTTTAGTAAGTAAGTGATTATAAATTTATATTTGATAGGCATAAGACTATTAGCCCGTCAGAtgctgagcagggtcccaggacTACCACCTCCACTTGAGATGGCATCACTCGATACTTATGTTGACTCACCATTTGTGGATGACATATCTGTTgtcgccatgccaaagggattcacaaatccaagcatgcctctctttgatggcacGACAGATCCCTTCGACCACatgagccagtacaagcagaaaatAATGACAGTGACGGTTGTAGGCCAAGTGAAAGAAGCCTGTATGTGTAAGGGGTTTGGATCCACACTGTCGGGACCAGCACTTCGATGGTTCGTAAGCTTGCCTAATAGATCGATATCCACGTTTGCCGACCTGGTAAACGCATTCACTCAGCAATTCGCAAGCAGCCGGAAGCCGCAGAAGCATGTAGGAAACTTGTACAGAATTGTTCAAGGAGTAGGTGAGACCATTGGAGAGTACAACATtagatttaacaatgagaaggtggcaGTACGAGAATGTACGtatcaacagcagtagaagccttcagaaggggCTTGCACCATGAGTCTGACCTATATAAGCAGTTAACTATGCACCCTTGTCAAAGCTTTGAAGTAGTGCAAGAAAAGGCGTAATGCTGCAGAATCGGACGAAGAAGATATCCTAGCCGAGCCAAAGATGCTAAGTACGCCAAGTATATCCAAACATCAGCCATGGAGAAGTCGGAAGAAAGCACCACCAAAGAACAAGGATGAAAGATACGGCCATATGGTTGGGGAGTCAACGAGTTGACAACGAGAATAAAATCAAAGAACTCTCCACATCGGAATATGGATTCACAACTGGCGTCGGAGGAATCCTTAAAGCACTCAAAGAGATGGGAGATGGGGTAAGATGGCCCAGGCCACCAGTAGAGGGACAGGTATGGCAAAATGACAGCAAGAAAAAATGTGAGTTCCATCGTGACATTGGGCATAACACGGAGTATTTCTACACACTATGCAGGGAGATCAGACGCCCGCATGAGTAGGgagaactgagccacctattaccacgtggggacaagcagcaggataaggtaggctccgcaaAGCCTGCAGCTCCACCTACATGCACCAAGatattaaacgtgataacaggcggctcagacttaagcggattgacatattcagcagccaaaAGGCGTGCCACTGAGACTAAAGGAGATAGACCAGAAACTTCTTGCAAGATTTCTCACAGTGACCTACCTGCTGTAGCTTTCGACGAAGGGGATGTGCATGATGGACAGGAACATCACGATGCACTTATCATAACTCTGTCAATGGCCAACTGCACAGTTAGGAAGGTCCTGGTGGACACTGGTAGCTCGGTCAATTTGATCAGGCTGAAAACCGTAGAAAATATTGGGTTCAACGAGAAGGATTTGCAAAAGAAGACCATCTCGCTGGTGGGGTTCATTGGAGAGACAGCCAACTCGTTGGGCGAGATAGTAATCCCAACCtacgtgggaggagtcaacaaacaGGTGAGGTACTTGGTCATAGATGGACTCTCTACCTACAACGTTATTCTTGGAAGGCCATGGCTGCACCTGATGAAAGTGGTTccctcaacataccatcaatgcataaagttccccacgccATAGGGAGTAGAGACAATACGAGGAGATCAGGTGGAAATtagaggctgctacaagaaaGCGTTAAAGTGTGCAGCTAGCCCTCTAGCATAGCAATTAAAGAAGCAGCATGTCCAGGACGAATACGTTGAGCCTCCAGCCGAGGAGTTGGACCAggtcaacctggacaagctgcacccggAAAGAACCGTGTTAATAGGGGAAGGGTGCAGGGGAGATCTCAGACAACACCTAATTGAATTCTTGCAAACcaacatggattgtttcgcatgGTCCCATGACAAAATGATAGGGATAGATCCATCTATCATAACACACAAACTCAGCGTGGACCCAGGATGCAAGCCTGTCCAGCAGAGGAGAAGGaagtttgcagctgaaagaaataagGTGATTAAGCAGGAGGTAGACAGCTGTTTTAGTAAGATTTTGccgactaaagatttgtgagtcaatgcggctattctaattaaaatacgatattaaGGACTGGAGTAGATTAGTAGTAAGAACACAGCGAGTACGAAATTAAACAACTAGTGTGAAGGGAAAACAaacgaaaaagaaagagagacaaatgacacaagcaaaatggtgacgcgggaaacccaaaatgtgggaaaaaccgcggggggaatggtatcccaccaatgatccactagtagtAATAGTATTCGAGGGTGAACCTAGCTGGAACGATCAGGAGGTCCAGCAGTAATCTCCAAATGACTAAATACAAATGACACGAATGGTGTATATATTTCTAAGTGTGTTAATTATTAATTGTTTGCATGTGGTGAATGATATTTCTTCGAGTGGAGTGAATGAGGGATTCCCTTGAATCTGAGGTTCGTTGCTCTTTTATAGTCCTCCCTTGAGTTGTTGCACATGCTCCCTATAAATGCTCAACCATACGTTCCACTCCCTATgaaataggaagtggttgctAACTTTATCAAAGCTCTTGCTGATCCCCCTCCTATTCTTTCTTGCGTCTAGAAGCTTGTTGCCTTGTCATTGATCCGTGTGCCTTTACTTTGTCCAATTGCGAGTTGCCACGTCATGATGAGAATGAaagggtatttttacccatacaatTACCCCCAAGCAACTGCCAGGTTCTATTCTTGCTCAATGGATGCTGGGAGTTGCTTCCCTCCTGGGCGCTGCATGTAGTGGTAATGTCATAGCGTGACATCAGCCCACTTGCATTCTTATCCATTGAGTCTGACCGTTAGAGGTCAAATCAATCACTTCCTCTCAGTAACTCCCCACCTCCCCCACGTCTCCTTTCCCTCGATTCCCCCCCAACCTAACTCCCTCCCTTAACTCCCTTCTTTTAACTCCCTCCCTTAACTCCCTTCGGTTATAAATACACCCCTCCCCCTCCCACTTCCTTTATTCCCGATTTTATTAACCTCTTTCCTTAAAACCCTTTACTCTCCCTCTCTTCTTATAAGATCTCCCTATCCACCAGGTAAACTCCTTACTTTCTTCCTTCTCTCTTAATTTTTTCGCCTCTAAACTTCACAATCATGGTCAAAAAGGTTGTCCGCCGCACTGCTCTTCCTCCTTCTCCCCGAGGGGGTCCATCTTCTGCTGCTCTCTCTCCCTTTCGATCCTTTGGGATCCTCGTAGATCACTATCTGTGCGATTCCAGCTTTGCTGACACCCCCATTGAGGAGGTGAGAGAGAGGTTTGGCCTTGGGCAGAAGGTCGAGATTCACATTCCTCTTCCTGGGGAGCCGTCGGATGCCCACAATCCCGATTGGGTATGCCTGTACGAGTACCCTTTTACCTACGGTTTAtcttttcccttccctcctttggTGCAAAGGATCTTGCGCCACTATAGGTTGGCGATCTGCCAGCTTACGCCTCATGCATGGCGCATTCTGGTCTCGCTCTGCATCCTTGCTGAGGATCACGCTCTGGGGATTGGTCTGGGTGACCTCGCCCTGCTCTATACTTTCAGGCTCTTTGTTGTCGGGCTTATTACCTTGAGGTCCTGCGACCGCAGCAACCCTAGCGTGATCATTCCTCCCAAAGTAAGGGATGAAGGCTGGAATACGAAATTCATCTTTGTTAAGATTGACTCTCTTACCCCCACCCCCGAGTACTTATTTGATAAGTGGGGGGCCTCTAAAGGTAATTTTAGTTTCTGGGTGTCTGTTGTTTTTCTTTTACCTTAATGTTCTTACTGGTGTACTGCTGCAGGT is a genomic window containing:
- the LOC141627951 gene encoding uncharacterized protein LOC141627951, which translates into the protein MGVMGILRVLPWLLSSLLESIQKQLHNDPRNVQLQAQERVAADSYKKLDDARILFLAQKAKVQWVNLADDNTRIWQTVAASECFVLTLIPKVDCPNSVHDFRPIASLQCHLQVHLKNHLYKDLVRLYGRKSCTPRALLKIDLKKAYDSIEWAFIKDTLVALEFPEQMIQWIMSISPGFSGLSPRNRFRYHSLCRGMKLGHLAFADDLFLFLSDLTSITIILRAFLTFSEASGLCMNRAKSDMYLNGIDDNLAAHLVRLAGFKMGQFPFRYLGVPISSKRLSVADCNRVVDKIVARIRGWGAKHLSYAGRLVLVKAVLTQMHAYWARIFLLPKGVIHKVECICRNYLWAGHDEYKHSPPVAWETCCLPKEQGGLGIINCHLWNAALIGKYAWWIHSKKESLWVQWVHHIYIKHKDWWMYNPTQNSSWVWRQICKVKDILKPGFLNGGWDGSYTIQKGYQWLLGPCSKKDWVPMVWNRVCLPKHNFSTWIYVQQRFLTQDRLHKFGAVTAGVCYLCGVQLETHSHLFFECVFSMQCVLHLQNWLQVQWQGNVMDWIIRWRCRSLMKKQVVMAAISGLIYSIWNCRNKCRLENYITQPRQVVKGVQQLIKIRVNKGEFAKGSVKCKAWLQNVLD